One window of Gloeothece citriformis PCC 7424 genomic DNA carries:
- a CDS encoding GDSL-type esterase/lipase family protein, which yields MQTITRPLINSLKTLPNYPLRVVALGDSLVYGYGDPVGGGWVERLRRHWMSTESVEHVLYNLGIRGDRVFQVTERLEQEYRYRGELKNRLPDLIILSVGINDSPRLGRPDGRLFTDLDLFQEQISQLLAQAQKLCPVIFVGMTPVDEAKMPFLDCFYFNNIDQYRFKEATKRACQIRQIPYIDIFDKWMARGEDWVRSHLSSDGLHPNVEGYQALYNDVLHG from the coding sequence ATGCAGACTATTACTCGTCCTCTGATTAATTCTTTAAAAACATTGCCAAATTACCCTCTTAGGGTAGTTGCTTTAGGGGATAGTTTAGTGTATGGCTACGGAGATCCGGTGGGAGGCGGTTGGGTTGAACGCTTGCGTCGTCATTGGATGTCTACAGAATCGGTTGAACACGTCTTATATAATTTAGGAATTCGTGGCGATCGAGTCTTTCAAGTGACTGAGCGTTTAGAACAAGAATATCGCTATCGAGGCGAACTGAAAAATCGTCTTCCTGATTTAATTATTCTTTCGGTAGGGATTAATGACTCTCCTCGTTTAGGACGGCCAGATGGGCGTTTATTCACGGATTTAGACCTTTTTCAAGAGCAAATTTCCCAATTATTAGCTCAAGCACAAAAGTTATGTCCGGTCATTTTTGTGGGGATGACACCGGTAGATGAAGCTAAAATGCCTTTTTTAGATTGTTTTTATTTTAATAATATCGATCAATATCGTTTCAAAGAAGCCACCAAACGCGCTTGTCAGATTCGGCAAATTCCTTACATTGATATTTTTGACAAGTGGATGGCACGAGGAGAAGATTGGGTGAGATCGCATCTCAGCAGTGATGGTCTTCACCCCAATGTTGAAGGTTATCAAGCACTATATAATGATGTCTTACATGGATAA